One region of Phaeobacter inhibens DSM 16374 genomic DNA includes:
- the fdhF gene encoding formate dehydrogenase subunit alpha: MSDKITFTLDGEQVTADAGLTIWEVANGRGLKIPHLCHKPQPGYRPDGNCRACMVEIEGERTLAASCIREPAEGMVVTTNNARAENARKMVMELLVADQPKKEEARDKSSHLWDMAELNGVSESRFPKLEKDRIPLLDDSHVAMKVNLDACISCNLCVRACREVQVNDVIGMAGRGHDAYPVFDIADPMGASSCVACGECVQACPTGALMPATVMDDNQVGDSKDYDSETESVCPFCGVGCKVSLKVKDGKVKHVEGINGPANEGRLCVKGRFGFDYIHHPHRLTKPLIRRDDAPAKGLNVDPGNLSTHFREATWEEAMDLAGKGLMKLRDEDPKSVAGFGSAKCTNEEAYLFQKFIRQGFKHNNVDHCTRLCHASSVAALIENVGSGAVTATFNEIENADVAIVIGSNPIENHPVAATYFKQFTKRGGKLIVMDPRGVGLRRFATEMVQFRPGADVSMLNAIMNVIVEEELYDSQYIHRWTENWEAEKEHLKQFTPEKMSEICGIEPDQLRRVARIFAGGNAGLIFWGMGISQHIHGTDNSRCLISLALMTGNVGKPGAGLHPLRGQNNVQGASDAGLIPMFLPDYQTVTSDDVRKSFTDVWGGGDFSNEKGLTVTEIVDQAYAGNIKGMYIQGENPAMSDPDADHAREAFAKLELMIVQDIFLTETANYADIILPASALYEKNGTVSNTNRQVQRVRPAVAPPGEAREDWKVTVELARRIGLPWDYKDVSEVFNEMKLNMKSLNNITWERLETETITYPSLHETDPGQAIVFGDGFPRPEGRARFTPASVIPPDEAPDAEYPMIMTTGRQLEHWHTGSMTRRSLVLDAVEPEANCSLNPRTLKLMGVEPGEMVRLSTRRGSIEIMARADRAIAEDMVFVPFAYVEAAANILTNPALDPYGKIPEFKFSAVKVEKIEGQIAAE, encoded by the coding sequence GTATCCGGGAACCCGCTGAAGGCATGGTTGTCACCACCAACAACGCGCGGGCTGAGAATGCCCGCAAGATGGTGATGGAACTCTTGGTGGCTGACCAGCCGAAGAAGGAAGAGGCGCGCGATAAGTCCTCGCATCTGTGGGATATGGCGGAGCTGAACGGGGTTTCAGAGTCGCGGTTCCCCAAGCTGGAAAAGGACCGCATCCCGCTGCTGGACGACAGCCATGTGGCGATGAAGGTCAATCTGGACGCCTGTATTTCCTGTAACCTTTGCGTGCGGGCCTGCCGCGAAGTACAGGTGAATGACGTGATCGGTATGGCCGGCCGTGGGCATGATGCCTATCCGGTGTTTGACATTGCGGATCCTATGGGCGCGTCGTCCTGTGTGGCTTGCGGTGAATGCGTGCAGGCTTGCCCGACCGGCGCGCTGATGCCCGCGACCGTGATGGACGACAATCAGGTTGGTGACAGCAAGGACTATGATTCCGAGACCGAAAGCGTCTGCCCGTTCTGCGGTGTCGGCTGCAAAGTGTCGCTGAAGGTCAAGGACGGCAAGGTCAAACATGTCGAGGGCATCAATGGCCCCGCGAACGAAGGCCGCCTCTGCGTCAAGGGTCGATTTGGTTTCGATTATATTCACCACCCGCACCGGCTGACCAAGCCGCTGATCCGCCGCGATGACGCGCCGGCCAAGGGCCTGAACGTCGATCCGGGCAATCTCTCCACCCATTTCCGCGAAGCGACCTGGGAGGAGGCGATGGATCTGGCCGGCAAAGGCCTGATGAAGCTGCGGGACGAAGACCCGAAATCGGTTGCGGGCTTTGGTTCTGCGAAATGCACCAACGAAGAGGCCTACCTCTTCCAGAAGTTCATCCGTCAGGGCTTCAAGCACAACAACGTCGACCACTGCACCCGTTTGTGTCACGCCTCCTCGGTTGCGGCGCTGATCGAGAACGTCGGCTCCGGCGCGGTGACCGCGACCTTCAACGAGATTGAGAACGCAGATGTGGCGATCGTCATCGGTTCCAACCCGATCGAGAACCACCCGGTGGCGGCGACCTACTTCAAGCAGTTCACCAAGCGCGGCGGCAAGCTGATCGTGATGGATCCGCGCGGCGTTGGCCTGCGCCGGTTCGCGACCGAGATGGTGCAGTTCCGCCCTGGTGCAGACGTGTCGATGCTGAACGCGATCATGAATGTGATCGTTGAAGAAGAGCTCTACGACAGCCAGTACATCCATCGCTGGACCGAGAATTGGGAAGCCGAGAAAGAGCACCTGAAGCAGTTCACCCCCGAGAAGATGTCGGAGATCTGCGGTATTGAGCCGGACCAGCTGCGCCGTGTTGCCCGGATCTTTGCCGGTGGGAATGCGGGGCTGATCTTTTGGGGCATGGGGATTTCCCAGCACATTCACGGCACGGATAATTCGCGCTGCCTGATCTCGCTGGCGCTGATGACCGGCAATGTTGGCAAGCCGGGCGCCGGCCTGCACCCGCTGCGCGGCCAGAACAACGTGCAGGGCGCGTCTGATGCGGGCCTTATCCCGATGTTCCTGCCCGATTATCAGACGGTGACATCGGATGATGTGCGCAAATCCTTCACCGATGTCTGGGGTGGCGGCGACTTCTCGAACGAGAAGGGCCTCACCGTGACCGAGATTGTCGACCAAGCATATGCGGGCAACATCAAGGGGATGTACATTCAGGGCGAAAACCCGGCGATGTCCGACCCGGATGCCGATCACGCGCGGGAGGCCTTTGCCAAGCTGGAGCTGATGATCGTTCAGGACATCTTCCTGACCGAGACGGCGAACTATGCCGACATCATCCTGCCGGCCTCGGCGCTTTATGAAAAGAACGGCACCGTGTCCAACACCAACCGTCAGGTGCAGCGGGTGCGCCCCGCCGTGGCACCTCCGGGTGAAGCGCGCGAGGACTGGAAAGTCACCGTGGAACTGGCGCGGCGCATTGGTTTGCCCTGGGACTACAAGGATGTCAGCGAAGTCTTTAACGAGATGAAGCTGAACATGAAGTCCCTGAACAACATCACCTGGGAGCGTCTGGAAACCGAGACTATCACCTATCCGTCGCTGCACGAGACCGACCCCGGTCAGGCGATTGTGTTCGGCGATGGCTTCCCGCGCCCCGAAGGCCGCGCCCGCTTTACCCCGGCCTCGGTGATCCCACCGGATGAGGCACCGGATGCGGAGTATCCGATGATCATGACCACCGGCCGTCAGCTGGAGCACTGGCATACCGGCTCGATGACGCGCCGGTCACTGGTGCTGGATGCGGTGGAGCCGGAGGCGAACTGCTCGCTCAACCCGCGCACGCTGAAGCTGATGGGCGTTGAGCCGGGCGAAATGGTGCGCCTGTCCACCCGTCGCGGTTCAATCGAGATCATGGCGCGGGCAGACCGGGCCATCGCCGAGGACATGGTGTTCGTGCCCTTTGCCTATGTGGAAGCGGCCGCCAACATCCTGACCAATCCGGCTCTGGACCCCTATGGCAAGATCCCCGAGTTTAAATTCTCGGCCGTGAAGGTCGAGAAGATCGAAGGGCAGATCGCAGCCGAGTAA
- a CDS encoding DUF1330 domain-containing protein: MAYVYVNLLLKDPDTMAAYREKAGAALQKHGAKVLVSTPTQTVIEGERDTTGIGVILQFASPEAAKGWINDPELQEVHALRQAAGKSAITLLA, encoded by the coding sequence ATGGCCTATGTATATGTAAACCTCCTGCTGAAAGACCCGGACACCATGGCCGCCTACCGCGAGAAAGCAGGGGCGGCACTGCAAAAACACGGCGCCAAGGTGCTGGTCTCCACCCCAACTCAGACGGTTATTGAGGGTGAACGAGACACAACCGGCATCGGGGTGATCCTCCAGTTTGCCAGCCCAGAGGCCGCCAAGGGCTGGATCAACGACCCCGAGCTGCAGGAGGTCCACGCGCTGCGACAAGCCGCCGGCAAGAGCGCGATCACGCTTTTGGCCTAA